A section of the Candidatus Neomarinimicrobiota bacterium genome encodes:
- a CDS encoding 4Fe-4S dicluster domain-containing protein, translated as SFGKSDNRTMIHCELKICVGCRMCEVACSAFHFDGVTRAMSRIRVAKLENVGVEMAIACLSCLEKPCLECPTLALTVGDNGEIILDEDLCTSCEICVEECPVGAIGFYDDLPLLCDLCDGATSCVTACPSDALSYIEDHRDSSLASFLQADGNPNQKRANYVSVQGEPIREGWKNGLRVDS; from the coding sequence TCATTCGGCAAAAGTGATAACAGAACAATGATCCACTGCGAACTTAAGATTTGTGTGGGTTGCCGCATGTGCGAAGTTGCGTGTAGTGCGTTTCACTTCGATGGTGTCACCCGGGCCATGTCCCGAATTCGTGTTGCAAAGCTGGAAAATGTGGGTGTGGAGATGGCCATCGCCTGCCTCAGCTGCCTGGAAAAACCGTGCCTCGAGTGCCCCACATTGGCACTCACGGTAGGAGACAATGGAGAGATAATTCTGGATGAAGATTTATGTACGTCCTGTGAAATCTGTGTGGAAGAATGTCCAGTGGGTGCCATTGGATTTTACGATGACCTACCCCTTTTATGTGATCTGTGTGATGGTGCTACTTCCTGCGTGACCGCCTGCCCCAGCGACGCTCTCTCGTACATCGAAGATCATCGGGACAGTAGTCTGGCATCCTTCCTCCAAGCTGATGGAAATCCCAATCAGAAACGTGCGAATTACGTTTCCGTGCAGGGTGAACCAATCCGCGAAGGGTGGAAGAACGGTTTGAGGGTTGATTCATGA